TGCGCAAAGCAGCGAAGGACAGCAAAGAGGTGAATCGCGCGAGTCTGAAGAAGGCTCTTGAGGGCATGAGTCACGTCGACATTGGCGGACTCGAGATCAACTACAGCCCGACAGATCACACTGGCTTGGACTACGCAGATTTGAGCATCATCGGTGACGACGGAACTTTTAGACGCTAGATCGAGGTTCTGTGGTCGAGCTGATTGACATTAGTTGTGGGAATTCAACGGGTCGGTAGCCGACACCTCGGCGAATCTGCACCCTCGGTAGCACCCGCAGGTCGTTGAGACGGCCTGACGGGAGCGCACCACCTCGCAAGGCCTCCAAAAAGAGTCGAGGGCACATGGTCAGAATCATGATGCCAGGGACAAACCTGGCCGCTGCCGTCAGCAGATCCAGTTGGAGAGGGGCGAAGTTGCTAGGCATCGCCGTAACTTCGGTGACGGTCGCACTTCATCTCCAGTTAGATGTTTCTGCTGCTCCCTCACCGAGCGCAGTTGAGGCGTTGACAGGACGGTCTCTTTGCACCCGCGATGCGGTGGAGCTGGCAAAAACGCCCGGCACATTGAGACGGGTGGCTGATTCGTGCCGAGACTTCCCCGACCTCGCAATTCTTGCGGTGTCAAAGTTGAACGGTCTTCCTCCCCCAAAGCCTTTGTCGGCGCTCAACAAGGGTCAGCTCAAAGCGGGAGCCTTCGGCGAGAGTCATAGCGCGGACATCGCAATATTCTTCGGGGTAGGGGAGAGTTACCCGACAGACGAGGGTCTGCATGCACTGCGAACGTTCATTGATCAACTGAACGCCGGTGGTGGCGTCGTCAAATCGGTGTTCGTTCTGGGAAGTGCGGATGCAGCGGAGGCTGACACTCAGCTCGGCCGGCCCCTCGCAACCAGGAGAGCCGCAGTGCTCCACGACTACCTTGTCGCCGCAGGTGTCGAGAAGCAGGCCATCACAGTCGCAATAGCAACGGGGCGCGGTACCGAAGGCCGGCCATCACCGGCAGACCGAATGGCGAAAGCCGTGGTGGTACTGCAGAAGCAGGCTGCTCAATAAGGAAGGGCCCCTTGAGGGGCCCTTTTTAACTTCACGGGGCGATCAACACGTCTGCCCAGTAGTCGATCTCGCCTGCCACGAAGCGCTTGTGCTTGCGGGGCTTGAGTCGCTTGTCCTTGACCACTACAGCGCCAGTGGACTCCTGCGCCTGAATGAACTGGGGGTCACTCGCGACGGAACGCACCAGGTCATTCAAGTACTCCTGGACGCGGGCCGGAGTCCTCTTAGGAGCGGACAAACCAAACCAGACGGTGATCTCCATCTCGTTGAGGCCCAACTCGGAAAATGTTGGGATATTGCTCAGCGCAGGGATGTTCACACGGTCCTGAGCTGTGACGCCGTATGCACGGACCTGCGTATTGGTAGGCAGGTAAGTTGCCGAGGCGTTGGCAGCGTCACAGACCATGTCGACCCGCCCCGCGCTCACGTCGACGACCGCCGGTGCATTGCCGGTGTAGACGCGCTCGCTGATGGTCTGGTTGATGGCACGTTGAAACAGCAGACCACAGAGGTGAGATGCGGATCCAGCACCAGCATGAGCAATCGTGGCAGCGGACTGATTGTCCCGGAGCCATTGCTGCAGGCCGGTAAACGTCGAGGGCAAGGTGGAACGCGCAATGAGGGTCATGGGCACCTCTTCCAGGAGCCCGAGATACGAAAAGCTCTTGAGCGTGTCGTAGGGCAGGCCTTGGTACAACGACGGTGCGACCGCAAAGGCAATGTTGTGAAGGAGAAGCACGGAACCGTCAGCGGGCCCACTGGCGACCTGGGCCGCGCCGAGGGTGCCTCCAGACCCACCGACATTGGCGATCGTGAAGGTGAGACCTGGATCGATACGCTGCGCGGTGTCGATGAAGGCTCGGGCAATCTTGTCAGTGGGTCCGCCGGCGGCAAACGGAACGACAAGTGTGATCTGTCGTGGAACGTAGGAAGGTGCAGCCTGCGCCTGGTGTGTGGCCAGACAGCCGACGGCAAACAAGGAAGTAGCCGCCACGAGGCGGTTGAGGATGGATTTGAATCTCATGTTGTTGATGCTTGCTGTGGTTGAACAGGAGTAGTGCGCGCCCTGACTTAGAAGGCGCATTTCCAAGGCGGCCTCATCAAGCACCACCAAGAGCAACCGAAAGCCTCGGGGCTATCGGATCGCAGGCATAACGACACATACGAGCGGCCACGCCCTCGATGGTCGACAAGGAGGCGGGTCAGTTTGGGGCGCGGAGCGTCTCTGTCCAATGTTGGATCTGGGACGCCACGAACCGCTTGTGAATTGCGGGCGTGAGCCGAGCGTCGCGAGTGACGATCGCCCCGAGAGCCTCTTGCTCGCGGACGAATGCAGGGTCCTCGACGACGCGCCTGAGGAGCGCGTTGAGACGGGCAACATCTTCCTCGGCCGTTCCCTTCGGTGCGGCCAGTGCAAACCAAACTGAGATCTCCGCGTCCTTGAGCCCTACTTCACGAGCGGTAGGGACGGACCGCCAGGGCTCCTGAAGAAGACGAGCCGCCGATGTCACCGCGTACGCATGCACTGACCTTGCGTTGACCTGGATGCCCGCGCTAGTCGTTGCATCGCAGAGAAGATCGACGTTGCCGCTCAACAGATCTGCAGTAGCCGGGGCATTGCCCTTGTAGGTCTTCTGATCCAGCGCGACGTTCCAAGCGCGCTGGAACAACAGACCACAAAGGTGGGACGCTGACCCGGTGCCGGCGTGAGCGATGACGGGCCGGCGCGCGGAAGGGTCGTTGAGCAGTCGCTTGAGACCGGCAGCGGTGGCAGGTAGGCCGTTGCGTCCGATCAGTGTCATCGGCACCTCTTGGAGCATGCCGATGTGGACGAAGTCCTCCAGCGTGTCGTAGGGAAGGTCCTTGTAAAGCGCAGGCGCAGCGCTCATCGCGATGTTCTGCAACAAGAGGACTGAGCCGTCGGCCGGAGATCGAGCAACCCTCGCCGCCCCAAGGGTACCGCCCTGGCCCCCTACGTTTTCGATCCGGATCACCTGCTCCGGTTGCTGTCGTGCAACCGCATCCGCAAAGGCGTGAGCGATGCGATCGGTCGGGCCACCTGGGGCGAAGGGAACAACGAGGGTGATCGGTGCGGGCCCGGCCATGGCAGATGGCGCATTGGCGATGAGGAGCGCGGCAGATACAGCGAGTGCGCGCAGGAACGTGACAACCGATGGGACGGTGACGTAGGGCTTTTTCATGGTTCCTGGTGCGGTGCCGAACGCATCCAGCGCGAATCCGGCGCCTGTCTTTTTGGAGCGGCCAGATTACGGGAACAAAAGTGCACTTCAAATCAGCCAAAGGGCTGAAATTGCAATTCGCTAACGTCGAGATTTCACAGAGAAGAACGACGGCTAGGTCTTGTCGGTCTTCGTGTCGAAGTGATGAACGATTGCTGAAGAGACCAGCGCATTGAGCGAGGTCTTGCGTGACTTGACCGCCTTGCGCAGAGCGTCATGCACGTCCTGAGGCATGACAACTTGCCGTGGGACGTACTCTGGCTTGTCTGGGCCACGCGTCTTTCGACGCCGCTCCAACGTGAGCGTTGTGAGGTTGGTCGCTGCGATGGCCTCGAGCACGAGGCGTGTGATGTCGCCGTAAACGCGAACCCGCTTGACCAAGTGGTTCTCAGCCTTTTGGCTGAGCAAGACGCTCACTCTTCTGGTTTTTAATTTCTCGGCCGACGGTTCGCTCATCCGGCGAATTTTCCCACCGGCACGCCCCCCATGAGGGGTCCGACAGGGCTGAAGCCACCCGCTGCCAACTTCGGCGCGACCTTGTGCGCATGAATTCATGCGTACACTTCTGGTCTTATGTGCATGAATTCATGTACATAAGCGTTTTTCCACTTCTATTGTGAAAGGGACCAGATGAAGCTTTCTTCCTTCCTCGTTGGCATCGCGGCGTTCCTAGGCCTCGCAGCCGTTGCCCACGCAGAGATCGTCATCGGCCAGACCGCTGGCCTGACAGGTGCAGCATCGTCAAGCGTTCAGGACATGACGCTCGGCGCGCGACTCATCATCGACGCAGTGAATGCGGAGGGTGGAGTCAATGGCGAAAAGATCCGCCTGGTCACGATCGACGACGAGCTGTTGCCCGAGAAGACCCTGTCGAACGCCACGCGCCTGATCGAGAAGGAGAAGGCGGTAGCGCTGTTCCTGACGCGTGGCACTCCCAACACGGAGATCCTGTTGCCGTTGCTCGCCAAGACAGGCGTTCCCTTGATCGCGCCGTCGACTGGTGCCATGTCACTCCACCAACCAGTTATCCGTGAGGTGTTCAACGTCCGACCGACGTACCAGCTGGAAGCGCAGAAGGCTGTCGAGCTACTGGCTTCGATGAACGTCAAGAACAGGGTCGGCGTCGTGTACACGGGGGATACGTTCGGAGAAGACGCTCTTGCCGGACTCAAAAAGGGATTCAGTGCTGCCGGAATCACCCCCGCATTCGTGGTGTCCTATGACCGAAAGACGGAGAACGTGGACGAGGCGGTCAAGCTGGCCTCCACGCCAATTGAAGGCGAGATGCCTTCCGTGATCATCGTGGCGCCCAATCGGATCGCCACGGGGATGATCCGCAAGCTGCGCTCTGCAGGCAACAAGGCCTACATGGCGACCCTCAGCACGAACGCCTCCGATGGCTTCATCAAGAACCTGGGGGTGGACGCCAACTACGTGATCGTTTCGCAAGCCTTCCCGAGTGAGCGTGCATTCCAGTTCCCGATCGTTCGCAAGGTCTCGGGGCTGCTGGCGAAGTCCGGGAAAGGTCAAGGGTCGAGCCCATCGATGCTGGAGGGAGCGATCGCCGCCGAAGTGCTGGTCGGAGCGCTGCGCGGATGCGCGCCAAAATGCACGTCTGCGAGGATCATCGAAGCTCTGGAGAGCGGCCGACCGTTTGACGTGGGTCTGCTGGACCAGCAGGTGGTGTTCACGAAGAAGGACCACAGCGGCATCCGCTACACCGACACCTCGATCATCGTGGGTGTCGACGAGAACGGGAAGGGCGGACGTTTCCGCCGCTGAAGGAAAGAGGGACGGAGGAAATGAGGCGTTTGAACCTCGGACGGATGGCGCTCGCGCTGCTGCTTGGAGCTGCGGCTTGCGCAAGTGCGCGTGCTGCGTTCCCCGAAGCCGGGCGCCCGATCAAGATCGTCGTTCCCTACAGCTCAGGTGGCCCGGCTGACAAGACAGCACGGGACCTTGCGGCGGCGCTGCGAAAGGTGCTTGAGACGTCAGTCGTGGTTGAAAACGTCGCGGGTGCGAGCGGGACGGTCGGCGCGAACAAGGTTCTTCAAGCGGCCCCGGACGGCTACACACTGCTGTTCTCACACATCGGCATGTCCACTGCCTACGCGCTCTATCGAAAGTCGTCGGATACCTTGGACGATTTCGAATACCTCGGCGTCACATCGGAGTTGCCAATGATCTTGATAGGCCGGCTGAATCTCGAGCCGTCGACCTGGCCCGAGCTCGTGCGATGGATCAAGGCGCGAAAGGGGAACGTCACGATCGCCAACGCCGGTACGGGGTCGGCTTCGCACATGTGCGGTCTGCTGATTCAGTCCCAGGTCGACACTCAGATCACGGCCGTGCCTTACAAGGGGACATCACCTGCCATGAGCGACGTTGTCGGAGGCTACGTCGACCTGCTTTGCGATCAGTCGAGCACAGCGAGCCCGCAGATCGTTGCAGGCAGAGTCAAGGCAATCGCCACCACCAGAAAGACGCGGTTCGAATCGCCACCAGTGATGGCCGCCATCCCAACAATGGAAGAGGCTGGACTGAAGGGGATCTCGTTCTCGGTGTGGCAGGGCCTCTATGCGCCGAAGGGCACCCCACACATCGTGCTGCAGGTGTTGAACAACGCAATGCGCCAAGCGTTGAAAGACCCAGCGTACGTCGAACGTCAGCGTGCAGACGGTGCCACTGTCGTGACGGATGAGCGAATGACGCCCGAGGGTCACCGGAGGCTGGTCAAGTCGGAAACCGACAAGTGGTCGGCCATCATCAAGTCCGCAAACGGTTTCGCCGACTAGGAGGGCCAGATGGACAGCGCCTCCTCGATCAAGCCACTCAGCACCGACCTCAGGTTGCTGCCTTCAATTGCGCGGCAGCCCTGGCGGGCAGCCGTCTACGCGGTGACGACGATCACGAATCGGAAGGGTGGGCGCTACTGGACCGCTCTTTGGATATTCGCCGCGGTTCTCATCGTGATGTTTGGATTCCTGTCGGTCTGGCTTCTGCAAAGCCACCAGGTCTCCGAGGAGCAGCAACGCGTCGAAGAAGCGGCAGTTCAAATTAGCGGTGCCATTCACAAGGCACTGAGCAAGAGCCTGCAGGACGTGAGCGCAGTGGCTTGGACCGGCAAGGACCAAGTCGTCTGGCGCGAAACGGCTGGCGAACTGCTGCGGGAATCAAAGTCGACGCTGCGCCTTGAAAGGCGTAATGAGATTGGCGACCTAGTAGAAGCGAAAGACAGCCAATACTTCCCTCCGCTGTTCGTGATGGTGAAGCGGTTTGAAGCTGAGGCTGAGGCGCGAAACGCATGCAAGTCCGCAGCAGGGCCGGGAGTGCCGGTGTACTCCAAGACCTATTTCGTGCCAGTGGGGAGCGGTCGAGGCGAAGAGGTTTTGGATGTCTGTGCCGCGCAGCAACTGGACGGGAAGACGTTCGGATTCACTGTCGCCACCATAGGGCTCACGCAGCTGCTCGAAAGCGCAATGGAGCATGAGTCGACGCGAATCTTCGAGGCTTCCCTGGTCGAAGGAACCAACACGCGTCTGGCAAGAGCGGGTGCGACGCACGGCAGACAGACCCTTCGATCGGAAAGAGTGATCGCTGTGCCAGGTCTATCGATGCGGCTTCGCGTCGAAAGTGCGCGTGGCGCCCCTGCGCTGCTTCAACTCAATTTCGTGTCGGGTCTGTTCATCGCCTTCGGTCTGACGTTCCTCACCACTGTGGCACTCCTGATCAGGGAGGCACGTCGAATGCAGCAGACCGATCAGGCAACAAGACTGCATCAGGAAGAACTGGCGAGAGTCGCAAGGTTGGCGTCGGTGGGCGAGCTCGCATCGCTGATAGGTCATGAGCTCAACCAACCACTCACATCAATCCTTGCATATGCAAAAACCGCACAGAACCTGGGCGGTGACACGCTGAGCGCAGACGTCAAGCAGCTCTTAGACAACGTAGCAGACGAGGCAAGGCGCAGCGCCACCGTTGTGAAAAGCGTCCGCGACTTCGTCAGCAGGAACTCTGCAAAGAGAGAGATCGTCGACGTGCACGATCTGATCGACGGCATCCGGCCAATCTTGGAAGGGATGGCCAAGGACTATGGAGCGCGGTTGATCGAGAGCGACGCTGGAGAACCGCTGATCGTCGAATGCACGCGCGTGATGATCGAACAGGTCATCGTGAACCTGGTGCGCAATGGATTGCAGGCGATGCAAAACAACCGTCCAGAGAAGCTACGCACGATACGCATATCCGCAGTGAAGGCGGACGAACGGTTCATCCGCGTGACAGTCACTGATACCGGACCAGGCGTGAGCGAGCAGCTCGCCAAGCGGCTCGCCGAGCCCGACTTCAAGTCCTTCCACAAGATCCTCAGTGAGGGCCTTGGGCTGGGACTGAGCCTGAGCAGATCCGTGATCCACGCACATAGGGGGTCGATCAGCTGCAGGAACCGCGAAGACACCCCTCACCCAGGGGCCGCTCGCAGGATCAGAGGCGCGACGTTCTGCTTCACACTACCGCGGCAATTTTTGGCCCACTCTCTGGAGGACGTGTCGAGCTCATGACGGACATTGTGTTTCTCGTCGACGACGACCCGAACGTACTGCGAAGTCTCGGTCTGCTGCTGCACAGCAGCGGGTTCCGCGTCCTGCCGTCCGCTTCGGCCGAAGCCTTTGAGCACGTGCTCGCCATAGAAGGACTGGCAGAGGACCGCATTCCGAACGATGGGATCGGTCGGTGCCTTGTGCTGGACATCAACATGCCAGGCACCAACGGCCGCGAACTCTTCGACAGGCTCAAACAGCGACACCTCATCGACATGCTGCCGGTGATCCCGCTGACGGGACATGGAGACGTGGCAATGGCCGTTGAGATGGTTCAGGCCGGTGCGCACTACTTTTTGGAGAAGCCACCCAACACTGATCAGCTGGTCGACCTGATCCGAAAGGCGCACCGGAAAAGTGTGGCTGCCATGGAGACGACGCGTGTGCTGCGCGCCGAAATGGCGCGATGGGCAAAGCTTTCAGACCGAGAGCTCGAAGTGGTGCAACTGCTGATGAAGGGTATGTCCAACCAGCAGGTGTGCGACAAGCTGAACATCGGCATGGCAACCATCAAGACGCACAGGTTGTCGGCACGCAGAAAGTTGAACGTGAGAGAGTTCGTTGAACTGACTCCGTCGCCAAAGGTTCTGGAGCTGATTACCAAGCGAAGCGCGCAAGCAAGCAACGCTTGACGGAGTGGCGTCGAAAACTTGACGTCACTCTAAATCGTTAGCAAACGTTGCTGCGCCATTCAAAATCAACCTTTGGATCGATATACACAGCACGTTCACGACGACACACTTCATTCAAGCAAGCCCCATTCGTTCATCGGGGCGAAAAAGTAGGGAGCTTGATGATGAGTGTCGGAACCGTTTGCAATCGCAAGAGCGCACTGGACTCGGATTGGGTCGAGGCTTGGCACGAGAGCCACATGGTGCCCTTGCAAGCCGTCTTCGCCGCCTTCGTCAAGTGCGGGCGCACCGACCTTGGTTTCATTCCGCAGGTGAGCGGAAGCTATCACGTGGTCGGCACGCGCCAAGCGGTCGATGCGATCCTCAGCGAGCTCGAGAAGGAACTACAAGTCTCAGCAGACGGCTGGCGTTATCAGACGCGCAGAGTTGGAGCGCCTCGAGCAGCACAGCAGCCATCTCACGAAGAAAGCCTGGCATAGCAGGCGGGCGTCAATGAACAGGCGCGGCTGCTGGCGACGACAAGATCTGCCGGTACGTGCCACGCTCAGACAGCACCAGGCCAACCTCTCTCACCATCCAGGTGATGGCCGGATTCACAGCGGGCAGTAAAGCGCCGGCAGATCGCCTGGCCAGCGTGACGTGTGGGGTCCATTCTTCGTTGGCCAAGATGCCAACTTCTCGCGTCGCGCTTGTGACCATTTGGTGAAGGTCGACAAGGGACGGTGACCGCTCAGGCGCTACCCATGCGATGTTGTCGGCGAACGTGCCGTTCCGACACAGCACGAGGTCGAATGGTTGAAAGCGAATAGCTGCAACTGCGTGCTTGAGCTTCTCCACCTCGTCTTCGTCGACGAGGCCCAAGAACTGCAACGTGAGGTGCATCTTGGCTGCCGGCGTCAACCGCGCGCCTGCCGGCCAACTCCAGCAGAGCTGATGTCGAAGCAGCGCCCGTTGCACGCCCGTATCGGCCATCAGGCCGATGAAGAGACGTTTCCTTTGGGACTCCATCAGAACATCCGCTTCTGGAGGGCCTCCGCACGTTGCTCATCCCGCAGTGCCTGAAGTTCACGCTCATAGCCTTTGACGGACGCAAGCCATTCGCGTTGTGCCACGTCCTCGGGACGGAGTGAAGCGTTCTCCGGAAAAACGTCGTATGCCCAATCCCAAGCGTCTTCAGGACCAATTGGGTCGCGCAGCTCGTTGATGATGTGGGAGGCGAAGCGAGCCGCCCATTCCTGGTGATTGATTGGCTGATCCATGCTCACAACTCCATCGACATTTGCTTTGGTGGCCGACTGCCAACTGGACCGGCATCGAACGTGTCGGCTGGTGGCAGTTTCAACAAGGCCAGGGCCTCGTCCTCTGACCCGAAGAGCCAGGTCGACCAATCCGAAGGCTCTAGGACCAGAATACTGCGCTTGTCTTGCTCAGGCTTCAGCGTTTTGCCATCGGGCTCGTACTCTGGCCTGTGCATGCGCGACATCAACGAGTGGTCATCCGCACACAGGGTAACCATGACGAAGTTGGGAGTGATCTCACCACTACTCGGGTCGGTCCACTCGTTCCATAGTCCGGCCACGCCCCACGGCTTGCCATCTGCTCGCGAGAATTCCCACCACACATTCTTGCCCGTTTCCCAGCACGGCTCGTCGAAGCTCGCCGCAGGAATGATGCAGCGCCTTCCGGATCTCCATGCCGGGCCAAACACCGGCGACTTCCGCATGCTTTCATTGCGTGCGTTGTTTGTGCTGCGCCGCTTCGGCTCTTTACCTGCCGCAAGCAGCGCTTCGGTTTCTTCTTTCTTGCCCACGTAGTCCCATCGACGTGGGTTGCCTGGTCTGATCAAGCCCCACTGGCCCACCTTCCAATCGACGCGTCGATCAGGAGCGTTCGCAAAGAAGGGTCCCGTTTGCCAAGGACCAATCTTGCGCCAGGGTGTCGGCGGATAGTTGGTGGGATTGAGAGAGAGCCACGTCTTGAAGTGTGGATCTTCACGGTCAGAAGGCGTATAGCGATTGCACATGCGGGCAATTTACAGCCGGCAGCGCGCACTAGCGCCGTGCCGCTGAAATGCTCAGGTGAGGCAATGGGTTAAGCGGGGCCCTGGAGACCACTCCAAGCAATGCCAGGCCCGCTTCAAGAAGCGCCCCGAAGTCGCTTGATCTCATCCACGATCGCCCGTGCTTCCGCCGGCGACGCGATTTGTTGGAGGGCTCGAACTCGCTGTAGGGTGCCCGAGGCCCGCGGCAGCATGCCCTTGTTCTCCCAGTTGTAGACGGTGGCCCCGGTGGTGTCGAGCATGAGGCCGCAGTCGGCAGCGCTGAGCTTAAGACGCTTCCGATTCGCCTTGAACCGCTTCGCGTTGAACTCGAAACTCTCACCCGCGTCGGCGACCTGTGGTTCAGTAAGCCGGTCGGGTCTCGTGGAAGCTCCGCGGAGTTTCGCCTGCTTCTTAAGGACGGCGACCTCGGACTTAAGAGACGCAACAGTCTTTTGAAGCGGAGCGACGAGCGACTTCGCTTCGGACTTGGCGAGCCTTCGGATCTCTGACTTCAAAGCCGCAAGTGCAACGCTCAGTTTTGTCATTTTCGTATCTATGTAAGAACGTAAGGGACGAACAGGGTAGCGCATCACGGCAGCGCGCCATGACACGCGCCATAAGGCGGCATTTTTGCTACCCATGCCAAAGGTGAGACGGACAAAGTCGGAACTGACTCAATAGAGAGGTTCCACATGCCGATTTCACCGACAGACTTTTGGATCGTGGTTGACGGGCTTGGCAAGACAGCTCAAGAGGACATCGCCTGGTGCGAGAACGTCGGGCTTCCAAGCACCGCAGAGCAATTCGCTAAAGAGGCGATCTTCGTCATCTGCAACAGTGGCATGAAGCACACAGTAGCTACAAGGATCTTCGAGCGCTGCATGGTTGCGATTTCGACAGGCGATTCGGTTTCGACCGTCTTCGGGCATAAGGGCAAAGCAGCGGCAATAGACCATGTGTGGTCAGCGCGGTCTAATCTGTTCGGCAGATTCCTAGCTACT
The sequence above is drawn from the Piscinibacter gummiphilus genome and encodes:
- the thpR gene encoding RNA 2',3'-cyclic phosphodiesterase, producing the protein MESQRKRLFIGLMADTGVQRALLRHQLCWSWPAGARLTPAAKMHLTLQFLGLVDEDEVEKLKHAVAAIRFQPFDLVLCRNGTFADNIAWVAPERSPSLVDLHQMVTSATREVGILANEEWTPHVTLARRSAGALLPAVNPAITWMVREVGLVLSERGTYRQILSSPAAAPVH
- a CDS encoding tripartite tricarboxylate transporter substrate-binding protein codes for the protein MKKPYVTVPSVVTFLRALAVSAALLIANAPSAMAGPAPITLVVPFAPGGPTDRIAHAFADAVARQQPEQVIRIENVGGQGGTLGAARVARSPADGSVLLLQNIAMSAAPALYKDLPYDTLEDFVHIGMLQEVPMTLIGRNGLPATAAGLKRLLNDPSARRPVIAHAGTGSASHLCGLLFQRAWNVALDQKTYKGNAPATADLLSGNVDLLCDATTSAGIQVNARSVHAYAVTSAARLLQEPWRSVPTAREVGLKDAEISVWFALAAPKGTAEEDVARLNALLRRVVEDPAFVREQEALGAIVTRDARLTPAIHKRFVASQIQHWTETLRAPN
- a CDS encoding SOS response-associated peptidase family protein, encoding MCNRYTPSDREDPHFKTWLSLNPTNYPPTPWRKIGPWQTGPFFANAPDRRVDWKVGQWGLIRPGNPRRWDYVGKKEETEALLAAGKEPKRRSTNNARNESMRKSPVFGPAWRSGRRCIIPAASFDEPCWETGKNVWWEFSRADGKPWGVAGLWNEWTDPSSGEITPNFVMVTLCADDHSLMSRMHRPEYEPDGKTLKPEQDKRSILVLEPSDWSTWLFGSEDEALALLKLPPADTFDAGPVGSRPPKQMSMEL
- a CDS encoding ABC transporter substrate-binding protein — protein: MKLSSFLVGIAAFLGLAAVAHAEIVIGQTAGLTGAASSSVQDMTLGARLIIDAVNAEGGVNGEKIRLVTIDDELLPEKTLSNATRLIEKEKAVALFLTRGTPNTEILLPLLAKTGVPLIAPSTGAMSLHQPVIREVFNVRPTYQLEAQKAVELLASMNVKNRVGVVYTGDTFGEDALAGLKKGFSAAGITPAFVVSYDRKTENVDEAVKLASTPIEGEMPSVIIVAPNRIATGMIRKLRSAGNKAYMATLSTNASDGFIKNLGVDANYVIVSQAFPSERAFQFPIVRKVSGLLAKSGKGQGSSPSMLEGAIAAEVLVGALRGCAPKCTSARIIEALESGRPFDVGLLDQQVVFTKKDHSGIRYTDTSIIVGVDENGKGGRFRR
- a CDS encoding response regulator transcription factor yields the protein MTDIVFLVDDDPNVLRSLGLLLHSSGFRVLPSASAEAFEHVLAIEGLAEDRIPNDGIGRCLVLDINMPGTNGRELFDRLKQRHLIDMLPVIPLTGHGDVAMAVEMVQAGAHYFLEKPPNTDQLVDLIRKAHRKSVAAMETTRVLRAEMARWAKLSDRELEVVQLLMKGMSNQQVCDKLNIGMATIKTHRLSARRKLNVREFVELTPSPKVLELITKRSAQASNA
- a CDS encoding sensor histidine kinase: MDSASSIKPLSTDLRLLPSIARQPWRAAVYAVTTITNRKGGRYWTALWIFAAVLIVMFGFLSVWLLQSHQVSEEQQRVEEAAVQISGAIHKALSKSLQDVSAVAWTGKDQVVWRETAGELLRESKSTLRLERRNEIGDLVEAKDSQYFPPLFVMVKRFEAEAEARNACKSAAGPGVPVYSKTYFVPVGSGRGEEVLDVCAAQQLDGKTFGFTVATIGLTQLLESAMEHESTRIFEASLVEGTNTRLARAGATHGRQTLRSERVIAVPGLSMRLRVESARGAPALLQLNFVSGLFIAFGLTFLTTVALLIREARRMQQTDQATRLHQEELARVARLASVGELASLIGHELNQPLTSILAYAKTAQNLGGDTLSADVKQLLDNVADEARRSATVVKSVRDFVSRNSAKREIVDVHDLIDGIRPILEGMAKDYGARLIESDAGEPLIVECTRVMIEQVIVNLVRNGLQAMQNNRPEKLRTIRISAVKADERFIRVTVTDTGPGVSEQLAKRLAEPDFKSFHKILSEGLGLGLSLSRSVIHAHRGSISCRNREDTPHPGAARRIRGATFCFTLPRQFLAHSLEDVSSS
- a CDS encoding tripartite tricarboxylate transporter substrate-binding protein; the protein is MRFKSILNRLVAATSLFAVGCLATHQAQAAPSYVPRQITLVVPFAAGGPTDKIARAFIDTAQRIDPGLTFTIANVGGSGGTLGAAQVASGPADGSVLLLHNIAFAVAPSLYQGLPYDTLKSFSYLGLLEEVPMTLIARSTLPSTFTGLQQWLRDNQSAATIAHAGAGSASHLCGLLFQRAINQTISERVYTGNAPAVVDVSAGRVDMVCDAANASATYLPTNTQVRAYGVTAQDRVNIPALSNIPTFSELGLNEMEITVWFGLSAPKRTPARVQEYLNDLVRSVASDPQFIQAQESTGAVVVKDKRLKPRKHKRFVAGEIDYWADVLIAP
- a CDS encoding tripartite tricarboxylate transporter substrate-binding protein, whose amino-acid sequence is MALALLLGAAACASARAAFPEAGRPIKIVVPYSSGGPADKTARDLAAALRKVLETSVVVENVAGASGTVGANKVLQAAPDGYTLLFSHIGMSTAYALYRKSSDTLDDFEYLGVTSELPMILIGRLNLEPSTWPELVRWIKARKGNVTIANAGTGSASHMCGLLIQSQVDTQITAVPYKGTSPAMSDVVGGYVDLLCDQSSTASPQIVAGRVKAIATTRKTRFESPPVMAAIPTMEEAGLKGISFSVWQGLYAPKGTPHIVLQVLNNAMRQALKDPAYVERQRADGATVVTDERMTPEGHRRLVKSETDKWSAIIKSANGFAD